The DNA region TCCGTCTTGACGAATTGGAGAACCATAAACTTTTTCCATCTTCTTGTTGTTGTTTAAAAGTAAATAAACTGCCGTTCAAACCTTGTTTAAGTGAATCGGTATTTTACCTTGTTTCCATCAAAGACCTCACTCTCAATCACAGTTGTGAATGGGAAACAATCCTCGATGTCACTTGCTTTGTCCAAGATTTGTTTCATTTCCTCGGATGCCGTGAAGAATTTTGCCCATTCTCCAGTCTTGGCATCCTTAAAGCTTACGATGTAACGACCTTCACCTTGTGAGGTCTTCACATCCTTCTCATAGTCATGGATTTCGATTTCCTTGTTGACAATGGCACTCAGTCTGACAGCCTTGCCAGGGAATCGTTTCTTTCCATCCTCTGGGGTATATGTAATACCCAGTTCACTGAATTTCTTCATACGTCTATTTGTTAGTTTGAAAAATAAATGTTTGCAGTCTGCATGGCAAGCCATTCCTTTGAATGATCCTATGATTTCCTGTCTTCGCTTGCGACTCTTGACCTTGGCAAGATGCCTGGCTGTTTTCTGCTTGGTTCTTTTTCTTACTAAGGAATAATCCTCGTAATGAACAAATCCCAAATAATCAAGTCCAACACTGACAGGTCTCACAGCTTCACTTGGTTTGATATTCAGTCCAAGTTTATCAAGTTCTCTATGCAAAATGTCTCGCCACCTCCAAAGATCTCGCTTGTCAGTTGACATCATTACTATATCATCACAATATCTGTAATAATAGCGGATTCCTACGACTTCTTTCATATAATGGTCTATGGGTGACAAGTGGAGGTTTGCAAAGCATTGCGAACTTCTTAGTCCTTTTGAAAGCCCTTTGGGTAGCAAATGAACAAAGTTTGAAAAGATTTTTAAGACAACAGGATCACTTACGTATTTTTTCAAATCTTCATACATCAAATCTTGATTTATGGAGTCATAGAAATGATATATATCACATTGATAGTAATATAAATGCTCCTCACATTCATGTATGTCATTTTCAACAATATGGTGAAGATAGTGCATACCTCTTCCCTTAATGCTTGCAGCAGAAGTCTCAATCACCGTTGGATATACGTACTTTTCAAAGACACTCATAATTGCATGACAGCCAATTCTATCAACAACCGGAGGTGCTTGTACATCTCTTTCCTTTGGACCATCTTTCACATGAAGGTTTTTGAAACCTGTTATGTGGAAAGTACCATCCATAATGTGTTCACGGAGATATGTTTTGATTGTCTCTTCTTTCTTTCTTAGTCGCTCTTCTTGTTCTGGCTTCAGATCTTTCACCACATAGTCAAAACTTTCGTTGAGGTTTTCGATTGAGACAATCTCCGGGACCAAATTGTTCAATGTCTTAAAATCATTCATAAGCCTTCAGGACTCCTATTTATGTTTCGGCTTTCCACAATATTGTGCTGTTGCCGAGGCTCGGGGTTCTCGCATATACGATGGGCAATCACGTTGCCACCTGCATGGGTGCGATGAAGCTGTCTAAAGACAGGTAGTTCTTAATTCGAGACGAGTGCCGATGTTCGTATTCGAGTTCGATGAAGCGTTGTTCGCATTCGCATAAGCGAGACCGCCATTCGCATTCGCATTGTTGTTGGCACGATACAGGACACGACCGTTGAACCCCTCTACCTCCCCTTTGGGGACTGCAAAAGTACATAAAATTTTTCAAAAATCGACCGCCATGGGCGGTAAATTGAGGTGGAGCACCTTTTTTAGAAGGTCTCCACCTTACGCTTTGACGCTTTTCCGCCATCACGCTGTTTTCAGCTCTATCGCTCCCTTGAAGGCGAGACGAGTGCCGATGTACGCATACGAGTACGATGAAGCGTAGTACGCATTCGCATAAGCGAGACCGCCATTCGCATACGCATAGTAGCTGGCACGATACAGGACACGACCGCTGCTATGGTTATACCAATAGATGACCGTGTAGTTCTGATTCCACTTACTGTTGTCGCTTGTGAGCTTTGTTGGAACAAGATCAGCATGTCTTCCAAATCTTACACGTCCGATGCAATAGCCGTTGGCATTGATGCCTTGCACGGCTCTCTCTGTTTGAGTGAATGGGTCATAGATATGCCAGACACAATCCAGGGAATCACCCGATGTTGCAACCATCTTGCTTTTCTTGAAACTTGTGAAGCTCTTGATGTTCACACCTACGTTGTCCATCCACTCACAGTTGCAAGCCAAGAAGTTCTCTATGCCGAGCACCTTGTTTCCCATGCCATTGTTCCAAGGACTGTTTGCCTTTCCGATGGAGTTCCAATAGCCTGTTTTATAGTTGTTAGTCCATCCATTGCTGCTTGATGAGCCAACACCACGGCCATAGCCACACACTGCCTGTGCATCACGGTTTCCAATGAGCGCATAGAAGAGGTTTGCCACATCCTTGCTGGTCTCGTAGTCTATCATCTGATAGCCCTTGCCTCTCAGCCATGCCAAGTTTTGGAAGTCCTTGTAGGTATAGTGCAAGGTAAGATCGGCTATGTCTGTAGGGTCTATGTTCTGCACGTTGCCCTCGCTGTCATACGTCCATCCTGTATATGTGTTGCTGTTGCCGTCACCTAACTTTGCAGCGACACCAGTCACACTTCTCAGGGT from Segatella copri includes:
- a CDS encoding RNA-directed DNA polymerase — its product is MNDFKTLNNLVPEIVSIENLNESFDYVVKDLKPEQEERLRKKEETIKTYLREHIMDGTFHITGFKNLHVKDGPKERDVQAPPVVDRIGCHAIMSVFEKYVYPTVIETSAASIKGRGMHYLHHIVENDIHECEEHLYYYQCDIYHFYDSINQDLMYEDLKKYVSDPVVLKIFSNFVHLLPKGLSKGLRSSQCFANLHLSPIDHYMKEVVGIRYYYRYCDDIVMMSTDKRDLWRWRDILHRELDKLGLNIKPSEAVRPVSVGLDYLGFVHYEDYSLVRKRTKQKTARHLAKVKSRKRRQEIIGSFKGMACHADCKHLFFKLTNRRMKKFSELGITYTPEDGKKRFPGKAVRLSAIVNKEIEIHDYEKDVKTSQGEGRYIVSFKDAKTGEWAKFFTASEEMKQILDKASDIEDCFPFTTVIESEVFDGNKVKYRFT